One part of the Paenibacillus silvisoli genome encodes these proteins:
- a CDS encoding glycosyltransferase family 4 protein, which translates to MKILLATFWGLPHVGGVDLYIRQLKLGLEQRGHKVDILCRFPDGSGYSILNKRRHLPRKAVYSLVESNVKTYFKKNLPGLEPIIQDAEIEQYCYEMGAAYLGVDSYDLIHAQDVISARALSRIKRPLTALVTTIHGHLAGEWFISLLREGHLENPERRERLWQYAVMREQLGLNCADAATLPTQWMKQMLVDDFAVPADKLNVVPNGIDIKGFTDQLHGESEIRSASGKKIIICPARFDVIKGHKYLIRALAKLRRERDDWVCWLVGSGGLEFNLRELVKLHGIEQNIAFLGTRRDVPALLRQSDIFVLPSLQDNHPYAVMEAQVAGKAVVVSNAGGMPEMVAHGETGLVFPVGDDEQLYHYLRSLLSDDQLRHHLSSQAKHAGNERWSLDTMMSRMDAVYELALIRKRERIGGI; encoded by the coding sequence ATGAAAATACTCCTGGCCACCTTCTGGGGTCTGCCTCATGTTGGAGGAGTGGATCTCTATATCCGGCAGCTGAAGCTGGGGCTTGAACAACGCGGCCACAAGGTGGATATTCTGTGCCGGTTCCCTGATGGCAGCGGGTATTCCATTCTGAACAAACGCCGGCATTTACCGAGAAAAGCAGTTTATTCGTTAGTGGAATCGAACGTGAAGACCTATTTCAAGAAGAATCTGCCCGGCTTGGAGCCAATCATTCAGGATGCAGAGATCGAGCAGTATTGTTATGAGATGGGGGCGGCTTATTTAGGCGTGGATTCCTATGACCTCATCCACGCGCAGGATGTCATCTCCGCCCGGGCTTTGTCGCGGATTAAGAGGCCGCTGACCGCGCTGGTTACAACCATCCATGGGCATCTGGCAGGCGAATGGTTTATTTCCTTGCTCAGAGAAGGGCATCTGGAAAACCCTGAACGCCGGGAGCGGTTATGGCAGTATGCGGTCATGCGCGAACAGCTTGGGTTGAATTGCGCGGATGCCGCTACGTTGCCGACGCAATGGATGAAACAGATGCTGGTTGACGACTTTGCCGTACCCGCGGATAAACTGAATGTCGTTCCTAACGGAATCGATATTAAAGGATTTACGGACCAGCTGCATGGCGAAAGCGAGATTCGTTCCGCTTCGGGGAAGAAGATTATCATCTGTCCGGCACGCTTTGATGTGATCAAAGGCCATAAATATCTCATCCGGGCGCTCGCCAAGTTAAGGCGGGAGAGAGACGACTGGGTATGCTGGCTGGTTGGCAGCGGCGGACTCGAATTCAATCTGCGGGAGCTTGTGAAGCTGCATGGAATCGAGCAGAACATCGCGTTCCTGGGGACGCGCAGAGATGTACCGGCATTGCTCCGCCAATCCGACATTTTCGTCCTTCCCAGCTTGCAGGATAATCATCCCTACGCGGTCATGGAGGCGCAAGTGGCCGGGAAAGCAGTCGTTGTATCCAATGCGGGAGGCATGCCCGAAATGGTCGCTCACGGAGAAACGGGGCTGGTATTTCCGGTAGGCGACGACGAGCAGCTTTATCATTATTTACGTTCGCTCTTGAGCGACGATCAGCTGCGCCATCATCTCTCTTCGCAGGCCAAGCACGCCGGAAACGAAAGATGGTCGCTGGATACCATGATGTCCAGGATGGATGCGGTATACGAGCTGGCGCTGATTCGAAAACGGGAACGGATTGGGGGGATATAA
- a CDS encoding glycosyltransferase family 61 protein, with product MSNRPTDYYFWMKDWAVSSGYPLSDVYGEVAVNAQFPVFVATIPRGRVYGDNGNVISPNNVLIWEVSYDWSNDPHKHPIFLNQQLPPITSVPGSIAVLTKIGSSNYYHWMYDVLPRIYLLSCSRIHVDKYIVSQDLQPFQYETLAMLGITADRLLYSNKDYHIEAERLIVPSIGFGQKWAYHFLRSEFLSQEPRPSRRLYISRGHSIGRTLTNEEEVIRVLQSYGFEIVYPEHLPVKEQIKLYSEAAYVISPTGSALTNLTFCSSQTKVLEFFSPNFIVHDIKRICDYGGLQHTSYTGIGSRPPSYEGIPWYWAGLDNIFVSIPDLKHLCNQMGL from the coding sequence TTGAGTAACCGACCAACGGATTATTATTTTTGGATGAAAGATTGGGCCGTCAGCTCGGGCTATCCGTTATCGGATGTATACGGCGAGGTCGCCGTGAATGCCCAGTTTCCGGTCTTCGTAGCTACGATTCCCCGAGGCAGAGTGTACGGCGATAACGGGAACGTGATTTCCCCAAATAATGTATTGATTTGGGAAGTCTCGTATGATTGGAGCAATGATCCTCACAAACATCCGATTTTTCTGAATCAGCAATTACCGCCGATCACGTCCGTGCCCGGCAGTATTGCCGTCCTTACGAAAATCGGCTCCTCCAATTACTATCATTGGATGTATGACGTTCTGCCTCGCATCTATCTGCTTTCCTGCAGCAGGATACATGTAGACAAATACATCGTGAGTCAAGATTTACAGCCCTTTCAGTATGAAACGCTGGCGATGCTCGGTATCACGGCCGATCGTTTGCTCTATAGCAATAAGGACTATCATATTGAGGCCGAACGGCTGATCGTGCCCTCGATCGGATTCGGTCAGAAATGGGCCTATCATTTTTTAAGGAGCGAGTTTCTTTCGCAAGAGCCAAGGCCATCAAGAAGATTGTATATAAGCCGCGGGCACTCGATCGGCAGAACATTGACGAATGAGGAGGAAGTCATCCGCGTTTTGCAATCGTATGGGTTTGAGATCGTCTATCCGGAGCACTTGCCGGTTAAAGAGCAAATCAAGCTGTACTCGGAAGCTGCCTATGTGATTTCGCCCACCGGAAGCGCGTTGACGAATTTGACCTTTTGCAGCTCCCAGACCAAGGTGCTTGAATTTTTCTCGCCTAATTTTATCGTCCATGATATTAAGCGAATTTGTGATTATGGAGGGCTGCAGCATACTTCCTATACGGGAATCGGCTCCCGGCCTCCGAGTTATGAAGGGATTCCCTGGTACTGGGCGGGTCTCGACAATATTTTCGTATCGATCCCTGACCTTAAGCACCTTTGCAATCAGATGGGACTATAG
- a CDS encoding SDR family oxidoreductase has product MNIFITGAGGQLGRDLLRVLRPTHTCVALNRKKLDICDLRAVQKTVGEAKPDVIIHAAAYSKADQAEEAYRRNALGVSHLAFAAEATGAKLVLVTTDYRFDGTKGESDGKTNRVNSHHIYGQSKLLGEQFVQAVCPRHFIVRTSPAYSHDLAECISRIILTERYGAYHVSNSGYKSRYDFAWSWMQPNPRGGIPFE; this is encoded by the coding sequence TTGAACATCTTCATTACGGGTGCCGGCGGGCAGCTCGGACGAGATCTGCTCCGTGTTCTCCGGCCAACACATACGTGCGTGGCTTTGAACCGGAAGAAGCTGGACATTTGCGACCTGCGAGCCGTGCAGAAGACGGTTGGCGAAGCGAAGCCGGACGTTATTATCCATGCGGCGGCCTACTCCAAAGCGGATCAGGCAGAGGAGGCTTACCGGCGTAATGCGCTCGGAGTCAGCCATTTGGCGTTTGCAGCGGAAGCAACCGGTGCCAAACTCGTGCTTGTCACTACGGATTATCGGTTTGACGGTACCAAAGGGGAGTCAGACGGCAAAACGAATCGGGTCAATTCTCACCATATCTATGGCCAATCGAAGCTGCTAGGGGAGCAGTTCGTTCAGGCAGTTTGCCCCCGGCATTTCATTGTGCGCACCTCCCCTGCCTATTCGCATGACTTAGCGGAGTGCATCAGCCGGATCATCTTGACGGAGCGGTATGGAGCCTATCATGTTTCCAATAGCGGCTATAAATCCCGCTATGACTTCGCTTGGAGCTGGATGCAACCCAATCCGAGAGGGGGGATTCCGTTTGAGTAA
- a CDS encoding sugar phosphate nucleotidyltransferase, with the protein MKGIILAGGTGSRLRPMTSIVNKHLLPVGNYPMIHYALDKMADAGIHDILLVIGKPSAGLYVDYIGSGAPWNVRVTYKIQEEAGGIAQALGLADSFVRPGEKLLVLLGDNLFEDSLKTFVKDFEAGERGAEVFLKEVADPRRYGVPELQNGLISRIHEKPELPSSAYAVTGMYLYESDVFDIIRSVKPSARGELEITDVNNVYASQGRLGYRLLSGWWTDAGTQQSLLDAGLRLSGNGKT; encoded by the coding sequence ATGAAAGGCATCATCTTGGCTGGCGGAACCGGCTCCCGGCTGCGGCCGATGACGAGCATCGTCAATAAGCATCTATTGCCCGTTGGCAATTATCCCATGATTCACTATGCGCTGGATAAAATGGCTGATGCGGGCATCCATGATATTTTGCTGGTTATCGGCAAGCCCTCCGCAGGTCTTTACGTCGATTATATCGGGAGCGGGGCACCTTGGAATGTTCGAGTCACCTATAAGATTCAGGAGGAGGCAGGAGGCATCGCTCAAGCGCTCGGGCTTGCGGATTCGTTCGTCAGACCGGGTGAGAAGCTGTTGGTCCTGCTCGGCGACAATCTGTTCGAGGATTCGCTGAAAACCTTCGTGAAAGACTTTGAAGCAGGCGAACGAGGTGCAGAGGTATTCTTGAAAGAGGTAGCGGATCCAAGGAGGTACGGTGTGCCCGAATTGCAGAACGGCCTGATCTCCCGCATTCATGAGAAGCCCGAACTGCCTTCTTCCGCGTATGCCGTGACAGGCATGTATCTATATGAATCGGATGTTTTTGACATCATTCGCAGCGTGAAGCCATCTGCTCGAGGCGAGCTGGAGATCACGGACGTGAATAACGTTTACGCCAGCCAAGGACGGCTGGGATACCGGCTTCTGTCGGGCTGGTGGACCGACGCCGGAACGCAGCAGTCGCTGCTGGATGCGGGACTACGGCTGTCAGGGAATGGGAAGACATGA
- a CDS encoding glycosyltransferase family protein, translated as MASGLTVICHYYNESYMLRWWLKHHYSLFDYGVMIDYGSTDRSNDLIRTLAPIWEIRKSRNKEFDLIGCDQEVMDIERAFRGWKMVLNTTEFLCVRDKTAFVKQLNLKGPNMYRTTGITMLDPLEKCYPDPDANVPLVKQRHHGIIQMDTFHRDRFIHKYRDGAYEIGRHRSAHTNGQDIYLKDAYTLHFQFSPWNEEMIKRKLFIQTRIPQKYKDNGLGWQHYVDRRRLEEMYRERAVHTTDLRKDLTCGWIFN; from the coding sequence ATGGCGTCCGGACTCACCGTCATTTGTCATTATTATAACGAGAGTTACATGCTGAGGTGGTGGCTCAAGCACCACTACTCGCTGTTTGATTACGGCGTAATGATCGACTATGGATCTACGGACCGGTCCAATGACCTCATTCGCACGCTCGCTCCCATTTGGGAAATACGCAAGTCGCGAAACAAAGAGTTTGATCTTATCGGCTGCGATCAGGAAGTGATGGACATTGAACGCGCATTCCGGGGCTGGAAAATGGTATTGAATACGACTGAATTTCTTTGTGTCCGAGATAAAACCGCGTTCGTAAAGCAGTTGAATCTTAAAGGTCCCAACATGTATAGAACGACCGGGATTACAATGCTGGACCCGCTTGAGAAATGCTATCCGGATCCCGACGCGAACGTCCCTCTGGTCAAGCAAAGACATCATGGCATTATCCAAATGGACACGTTCCATCGAGATCGCTTCATCCATAAGTATCGAGACGGCGCTTACGAGATTGGGAGGCATCGTTCGGCTCATACAAACGGACAAGACATCTACTTGAAGGATGCCTACACCTTGCACTTTCAATTTAGCCCCTGGAATGAAGAGATGATCAAACGAAAGCTGTTCATTCAAACAAGGATCCCTCAGAAATACAAGGATAACGGCTTAGGCTGGCAGCATTATGTAGACAGGCGCAGGTTGGAAGAAATGTATCGCGAACGGGCGGTGCATACAACGGATTTACGCAAGGATTTAACTTGCGGCTGGATTTTTAATTGA
- a CDS encoding glycosyltransferase family 2 protein produces MLKVSCILTSYNRPVMISDAISSVLNQSYPHWELFIVDDHSNQETQDVLHAFACMDARIHIIQSGVSEADRRKTTRYATCINMAIPRLTGDLVTYLTDDDIYYPERFEKMVEVFEANEHIHIVYGKQCFAVMVEDGQIHRSGIRPLVGITRDPVLNIDHNSIMHRKSCFRLVHRWNDDPAIWAWADAVFFEQLAAHWDFHPVDYVTDEHRHHPNSIQAKHNRQEKVYVGITENALNNSNNRVRFDDLLERLFRKKQ; encoded by the coding sequence ATGCTTAAAGTCAGCTGTATCTTAACCAGCTATAATCGTCCCGTCATGATCAGCGATGCCATATCGAGCGTATTGAATCAGTCGTATCCGCATTGGGAGCTGTTTATCGTAGATGATCATTCCAACCAAGAAACGCAAGACGTGCTTCACGCGTTTGCGTGCATGGATGCCAGAATTCACATCATCCAATCAGGCGTTAGCGAAGCAGACAGACGGAAGACGACGCGCTATGCGACATGCATTAATATGGCCATCCCCCGATTAACGGGAGATTTAGTGACTTACCTTACGGATGACGATATTTACTATCCGGAACGTTTCGAAAAGATGGTCGAGGTGTTTGAAGCGAACGAACACATTCATATTGTTTATGGCAAGCAATGCTTTGCCGTTATGGTCGAGGATGGCCAGATTCACAGAAGCGGGATTAGACCTCTGGTTGGCATAACAAGAGATCCCGTTTTGAACATTGACCATAATTCCATTATGCACCGAAAATCATGCTTCCGGCTTGTTCACCGTTGGAATGACGACCCTGCGATTTGGGCATGGGCTGACGCCGTATTTTTTGAGCAATTAGCCGCTCATTGGGACTTTCATCCGGTAGATTATGTGACGGACGAGCATCGTCATCATCCCAATTCCATTCAGGCCAAACACAACCGGCAAGAAAAGGTGTATGTAGGAATAACGGAAAATGCGTTAAACAACTCTAACAACAGGGTTCGCTTTGACGATCTTCTGGAACGGTTGTTTCGCAAGAAGCAATAA